The following is a genomic window from Phoenix dactylifera cultivar Barhee BC4 unplaced genomic scaffold, palm_55x_up_171113_PBpolish2nd_filt_p 000880F, whole genome shotgun sequence.
agaaaaagatcaagAAAGGAAAGGAGGAGATGAGGGCTTACCCTAGGGGTCAAGATTGCCGGGCGATCGTCTTTCTTCTGCGGTCTTTCCCACAGCAAGCTTTGTGCGAGCTCAAGATTCATCAGGCTCCTCGTGGGTATGAATCGATCTCCCTTGAGAAGCGAAAAGAAGAAATTAGGGGAAAAGGGTTCAAGAATTCAAGAACTCgcaaaagaaagaaggggaaTAAAGAGCTAATCTTGGTTACCGGATCAACGAATCTGCTCGAGGACCGGGAAGACTCTTGAAGCCTCGTCAGGGGTGATCCCATCCCGTATCTTGGAATCCTCTAATCCATATCGGCGGCGGTCACCGATTGTTGAACGACGGAGAAGAAGCTAGAGattagaagaggaaggagagattagagcttctttctcttttctttcttcgaaTTGATGCAGAGACTCGGGTTTCTTGGCAGAGCGAAAGAAAGcgggagagaaggagggagagacGGGAGCAAACGGTCGGCTTCCAATCGACACCAGGGTGGGTAATACATAGAGACAGAGAGTGAGAGGGGGTGTTCTTCCCGATCCGAATAGGATTCAGGTTAGACATCGGTCGACGTTGAACCAGGGCAGGTAGCTACTTACAGTTACGATGTATAAAAATCTTCTAATAAAAATCTTCTAAACTTCTTTGTCCACTTACCGTTACCATGGAATACACGTGTCTACACACGTGGCAGGTAGCTGATCACATTTTCGCTAATGACTTTGGCTGTATCTTCCCAACTTGTTGCTCGGGACCCGCCTCGGCCCTGCCTCCGTCACCGGCGACGCTCCCCTCCGGATAAAGAAGCCGCCAGCgatctcccccgccgccgcccctCCTCCCCGCACCGCCCAGTTCCTCGCCTCCGACATTGCGACCTTCGAATCCCATTCCAGCACCAAAAgatcacccaaaaaaaaacacaaaaaatggCAAAAAATCCCAAGAAATGATCTAAGAATATTCCATTTCTCGCTGGAACTAGCTTCggattcttcttccttcttcttctatgatatcttcggcttcggaTTCTTCTTGGTCTCAGGGGAGGAAGAGGGGTGTGGGGCTAGGGATCCACATGGAGGCGTAGATCCGCGGCGGACGGAGGATGATTCGAATTTAAAGAATGGGGGGGAAAGCGTGGGGGTTTCGAGCGGTGAGCGGACTCGAAAAGGGTTCTCGGCTTTGATGGTGGCGTAATGGTTACCGTGGTGGTGCGTTCCGCCTAATTTCaagttttaaaatttcagtACCATTGGGTCGCAGGTGCAAATAATAAGCTGGGGGCTAAGCATTTTTCTCAAGGTTCGACGGCTGGATTTTCGCCATAGATAACAAGACGATCAGGTGGCAGGATTTGAGCGTGGGTTGATAGGAGCCAAGAGAGGGCGATGTGCTACGAATGTCTTAAATGGTTCCGACAGTTCAGTTGCGGTAAGTGGTGACGGGATCCACCAATCGGCAGTCACGGTCACTCTTTAGTAGTtacgaagaaaaaaaatagttatTTCCTCGATAAGATGCTAAGAAAAGATGGAACCTTGTTAGAAAAGCTATGAGTCACTTTCTCATCTTAATATCAGAGCTTTGGAGTTGCCACTTTCGGATGAATAACCATCTATTTATCTATCTTCATCAAGAATTTTAAATATGGCTGCGAAATTAACAAAATCATCTTCTATGTAACTTCATAATAGAATTACTGCACCAATGCACATTCTTCCTTGCTGAAAGCAAGATCAGTCACCTAAAGCATTAGGATGGGCTATGAGtaggtttctttttccttttttctttttctttttattgtgttttgggaagagggggagagaggggggaAGATTGGGGAAGGGTTGCTATTCTGATGTGCTTTGCCTGGAATATTCATCATCATGAcgttaatgaagaattaagtaAATTTATCCATAGCTTTTGATTTTGATGTCTAAACTTATCTCAAAATGTCATCACATCTGGCAACCATTTTGACTTGGATGAATCATTTTCAACCTCCTCTAAAATATCCACTCTCCCCCAAGCATTCTTACAATGTGGGACAAATTTAAAAACCAAAAGCAATTCCAAAAATTTTCCCAGCCtagaagaaaagtaacaatatcaGGCATAAAATCCTGAAGTTGAACCCAGGTACCATCACGGCATAGAGGAATCACTACCATCGACAACAAGTAGATATTGGAGATAACACAACATTCCTCAAATGAAATAAGATATATGCAGAAATATTAAGTTCATCATAACCCAAAGTCTCTGCTTTTGAGAATGATATTACATGAATGATATTACGAGTTTCAGATGCATCCAATTTATAACTGACATATGTAATGATCCTTACACCTGACAATATCACTATCTACTGTGGTCTTTCTGTAATCAACATTCAGGTCAAATTCTAGCACCGACTATAATACAATTTGCCGAACTTATCGCACAACCCTAAACTGAACTACAAGTGGGTAGTAATTTGTCCAACAATTGGAACAATCTTTTTACATATCAACATTGTAATTGATTTGGCACAACAAAGAAACCGCAAAGAAAGGAGAACTTCTGGAAGAAGTTAACTAAAGCAACTAAATAAGGAATGTAGTAATTCTGATAACAAAAATAAAGTACCACAGAAAGCTTGGAAGTCACTTTTACTGCACCAAGCATATCATTCTCTAAATCCCCATCAGCACTTTCAGAGGCTGTTGATTGTAGGTTTGACCGATCAAGAAGCTTTAAAATTGCATTTTCATCCCACACAATCTTTGTGCAACCATCAATGCATTTATCCTGGTACACATCTCCCAGACCACCAACCCTCCTTCTATGCCTATGCTCACCATCAGCAGCAGCATCAGTTTTGCTGCTTGAAGCTTCTTTTGGATCTTGTCCATTTACAGTATCAGAGTCATCAAAAAGTTCTTCTGTTTCCCATCTAAGAATGTCCTCCACTTCCTTTAGAGATTTAGACTTATTCACAAATAGTTGGTCAAGCATCAATTTCTTCTTAGCAAGCTGCAAGATGCGCTCCTCGACACTAGCACGTACTACAGGCCTGTGCACCAGAAGCCTATTTGATTGCCCAATTCTATGTGCTCTATTCATTGCTTGTATATCAGCATGTGGATTGAAATCGGAATCATATATAATAACAGTATCTGATGTGGCCACAAGAGCATGTGGACAATAAGAATACAAATCGAGTTTTGATTGCTGCTTGACGATCTGCCACTGATACTGAACCATCCACTCTTTCAAATGTCTTAGGACCAAATTCTATAGTCAGGTAATCCTCAAGTATATCAAGAAGTTTTGTCATCTGCTAAAACATGAGGATGCGGTGCCCATCCTTATGTAAAATCTTGAGCATAGAATGCAATAATGCTAGCTTGGCTGATGCCTTTATGCGCATTTCATGAAGGAACTCCATTGTACCAGATTCAGGTTCAGTTCCTGGAATGAGATATGGATGATTGCAGACCTTCCTTCCTGAGGTGAATGACAATATTTAGCATTGACTGCAGAGCACCACCTTTCAGCAACTATCACATTCTTAGACTTATGCCAGCATTTACGTAGCCAGTTTAAAGCTTCTAACTGATTTGGAAAAAGTGAACCTCCTTGAAGCTCCTTCGGCTGCTCTACCAAAGAAACAACTTCATTAGAATGACCTTTAGTCCTTGGAAAATCATCCCTGGTATCCTTATCCAAAGTTTTAGATTCAAATTGTTTGAATTCAGCAATCAGATGAGAAGACTTTTCAATGACAGCTTCATCTAATCTTTCCCAAGTACACTCATCATGAGGGAGACCGCGCCATTTAAGCAAGGCTTCTTCTGTACCATCCTTAGAAACGCGAAGAGAAATAACACGCTGTGGCTCACACCGCTGTTCCTTGCAAATATGTATAACAGAAGTCCCATACTTTGCCTTGTAATTCTCCAATTTTCTTTTGGCTAAAACTTTTAATTGGGATTCAGAAGCCCAACTGTTATGGATGTTTGATTTCCCTACccatttaacaaaaaattcatGCATAATACTGTCCTTGTCATTAGGCCCTGAGTCCTGCACTGCTTTGGAAGATATCCTATTTTCAGCACTTGTATCTGGTTGAGTCTCCATGCTTGCGGCATTGATGCGTTCTGAATGATAAGAGACATCTAAGCAAGAAGGCCCTGGTGTATCAGATTTTCCATTTTTGCTTGAACTCACGACTTCCACTTTTATGCTTTCCACAGAGACTTTCTGAACAGTGTCTTCACTGTCTATGGCATCTACCAAAGAGTCCTCTATGACTTCACAAGTTTTCTCAATGATGCaatgatcagtggaagattctATGACTGACGCCATAACTTTTGCTTTATCCAGACATTCATTAGTATTATGTGTTTTGCCATTAGAGTATTCATTCATACCTTTTCTTTCGCCAACCCATTTTGCTTCACTATGGCATCCCTCCATAAGTATATCCGCAACTTTACTGCTATCATAACAGTCTTTGAACTGTTTGCCATGATTTTCTGAAACATTACAACTATAAGAAGGCAGTCCATTTGCTAGCCTTCGTGAATTACTTTCCGACTCAGCTTCTCCTGGAGAAATAGCAGATTTGATTTTTTGAGCATGAAATGAAGATATCAGAGCGCTAGTTTGCACCCAACACCCCAAATTTCGGTCAACCTTACAGACGGAAGAAATGTGGACTTATAACAATGAGTTCAGGtagcaaataaaaatgaagTTATGGAAAACAAATTTTACCCTTTAATCCTCCAAAAGAGGTTTAGAAAGAAAAACGCACATCTACCTTCTGTCCTCCATCCCAAAGATGTTTTATTGTCTTATCCATACCCAGCCCTTGTTCATCCATCCTTCGTGATGAGCGAGACATTCCCTCGAGGTCGAGGGATACCTACGCATATAATTAAACATTGACCATCGAGAAacgataataaaatatttttcacaataaaaaatgatataacaCTATGCAGAAGCATGGAATCAACAACAAGAACATCAAACCAGCTGCCTACATAATGCATaacttaaaaagaagaaaaccaaaagtaagaCCATCTGAAGGTCATAAAAAGGAAATACTCCTTTAGAGATGCAAGCAAATGAAAAGAAGGTCCGTATTGACAGAACCTGCTCATCACATTATAACAGCCATCCAAAGAAAGGCTTctgcaaaaaatataaaattgcaaGACACTAAGGATAAAGAGAAAGAACTAAAACAAACATTGAGCTGTAGCAACAGAGAGAACTGATCGCTTGAGGATTAGGTGTGAGTATGCAAAGAGATTATGGCACCTTCTACTACAGAAGCTCAATGTATCACAACTCCCTTTTCAATACCAAGTCCTCTGGAACAGATGGAGGGCATAGATTCTCAGTACCAAAACCTTGGGAAAAACCTGACACCAGCGCTTGAAAGTCTTGTAGCAATTAGCTGCTGGAGCATcaggaaagaaaagaatagcAGGATTTTTAAGTTCCAAGTGAATTCGGCAAACGAGACAGCAAAACAATCAGCATCTTTTGTTCCAAAACTAGACTTCTATTGCCGATAGTGAAGAGCTCAGGTTGGTGGCCTCAACACTGGACTACCTCCAGATATCCAATATCAACAAACATGGCATTTGACCATGAAAAGACTCAACCACGCATTGTCTCctctaagaagggtggaaaaACGTTGGGCAAAAACGAACATGCTATTTACGTTGGGGAAGTGCCTCACTTCTCTCATattatctcaagaaaaaaaatagtatcTGTTGCAACATTCTGTTTGTAATCATGACAATGCATGTTAGGACATAATTGCAGTTAGCATCACTTGAAACAATACAGGATAGCCATCCAATGAGGACAGGCCCAACACATGAAACCATGTTGTATATACAGAAAGCAATCAAAAGAATAAACAAAACTTTCACAATGGTTCATGAATAGCGATAGCTCAACTTGTAATCTGCCGAGCAGCACCTTGATGGTTTGAACAGCTCCTTAACACCATCAATAATAATGATGCAGATACGCATGTTTGGCTCCTTTTCATACCTTGTATGCAATAGCAAAATTGATCATTAATACTCCCAATCCCCTTGGTATTGATACAAACCTGGAACAAGTATCTGTCAATGACTTCTGCAGATCACTAATGCCTCTTAACATTCTTTCACGTAACGATCAACTGCAGGATCATAGGCTGCAGCAATTCGCAGGTACTTAGCAGCTTCGGACGTCTCGCCTTCTTGAAATAGAGTGATGCATGACAATATTTAGTAAGATAACCAGGTAACGATGGTCGATCAGATGAAACTAATTTAAGAGTCCAAAACAtgatgatggggacatcagagcccttcatccagatgatcctgagcccccggattgagccagactcgtttatttgcatatttattttattattttatttttgggcttatttgcattctagggtttatttgtggtttattttatttctgggcttatttgcattttagggcttatttgtgttatttgtgggttcattaggatttatttctgtgtaaggggggtttatgcaagttgtgtatttgggccctatatatagggaactattttcatgattagggtttaatgaatgattaagaatttcttttcctcccagatcttattcttcctcctcctcctccccttctcttcttcctgtgtctctagaacctcttcttccttctttctctcttgttcttccttcttctcctctttttccgcatttgtgcggcatcaacttggtatcagagccccaGCTTTGCCCCTGTTGCCAAAGCCACGATCGAGCATTTTCTCCCTCAATCTCCCACGGTCCACTGCCCTAGTCATTCACTCCACCAAAATCCCACCCGAGACTTCATCTCTGTCGCTTTCCCTCGGTGCTCACCAGAAGAACACACAcacacttcaaaaaaaaaaaagaaagagagaaggtccctccctccctctcggtTGTCACAGAGAACAAAGGAAGGGCTCCGCCGGAAGATTTCCCCTTCTGCCCGTCGCCGTGTCTGCGCCAACTGCCTCCACCTCGCAGTGCCGTCCCGCCGTTGGACCGCCAACAGAAGACGCCGCGACCCCACGAGAGCCATCGGCCGCGCCTCTGTGACCACCGCCAGTGGCCGGACCCGAAGGGGCAACGGCGCCGTTCCTTTCCATCGCTGCAGCCCGTCGCCTCAGGTCCTCCGTCGCTGCGCCCACCACCACCATCAGCCACCTGCGTCGGATCCGCAGAGGGGCCGCTGCCGGAAGCCGCTGCCGGAGCCGTGACCGCCTTGCCGTTGGCTCGCCACCGGATGCCGCCGTCTGCCGGAGTCTCCCGTCGCCAGTACAGCCGCCGCGACCTCCGCCCCTGCCCGCAGCCACCGCCGCGGAGATCGGCGTATCCTCCCGAACccatcgggaggttgaagaaaggATTAACGGGTAAGGCCTAAACCCGTTAACCCACAACTCGGTAGCCCGGATccgccaccaaaaaaaaaaaaaaaaaaaaagcagtgcACGTGAGTTGCACGTGCGGGTCGTACGGATATCGGGTCGGGTAAAACCCGATAACCCGAATCCTAACGGATCcgagttaaaaaaaagaaaaaaaaaagaaaaaaaaggcaaaaaaaaaaaaaaaaacttgacctATCGTCTTCCTCCTCCACGGCCATCCGCAACGCCGCGCCGCCACCCGTGGACGCTGTCGTCCCGTCGCCGAGCGTCGTCGCCTCCGATCTCCTCCTCCGTCGGCCGCCGCCCATAAGTTCCCGCCGTCGTCGTCCTCGTCTCGCCTCCCTTCGGCCGCCGCCCATAAGTTCCCGCCGTCGTCGTCCTCGTCTCGCCTCCCTTCGGCCGCCACCTCTTCCAACGCCGAGGAAGCTCCTTTCAGACCGTCGCCGACCACCGCCGCATATCGGAGACGCCTGCGTCCGCGTCCCCGCGCTGCCGACCCGTCTCCACCGGATCCCACCTCCCCTGCCAAAGGCCGCGCCCACGCCCGTGCTCGATCTAAGGCCCACCGCATCACCTGCGGCCCAACTGATTGCAGGGCCCGCCGACTGCTTCAAAGGCCAATTCACAAGCCTCTTCTTCATTCACAGGCCCGCCAGCCGCACCACACAGCACACCGGGTTGGCAGGTCCTTCGGGCCCACAAGCTACTTCGACCAGCTAATTCGTGCCTTCGACAAGCCAATTAAAGCCAATTGAAGGGTCCATCAGCTACAACTGTACTCCTGATCATCGCCCACAAGTGAACGACACTAGTGACCTACTTCACGACAGGAACGGTgattaccaacgttaccttgttcggtggaaaggtcgaccaaagtctgatgtgacgtggatttccaaagcacagttgcagcgcattgaccccgatcttctggagcagtacgacagccggccagacctgtactcgatggggtcgagtttttctcacccggaaggagttgatggggacatcagagcccttcatccagatgatcctgagcccccggattgagccagactcgtttatttgcatatttattttattattttatttttgggcttatttgcattctagggtttatttgtggtttattttatttctgggcttatttgcattttagggcttatttgtgttatttgtgggttcattaggatttatttctgtgtaaggggggtttatgcaagttgtgtatttgggccctatatatagggaactattttcatgattaggatttaatgaatgattaagaatttcttttcctcccagatcttattcttcctcctcctcctccccttctcttcttcctgtgtctctagaacctcttcttccttctttctctcttgttcttccttcttctcctctttttccgCATTTGTGCGGCATCACATGAAATGCTAGCAGAAAGTACAAATACTATGTGAAAACTCTTCAGGTATGTACCTTCCTAACATCACCAATCCTCTATAGTAGCAGGCTCTGTCCATAGGACCATCTGGCTCCTTCAACTCTGCTAGTCTTTTCAAGTGCTCGATCCCCATTGATTTATCTCCCTACAAACACACGGCATCTCGTTGATCGGTAATCCATGTAGAGTGAGAGCATGAAACTCAAATGACACTGCTTGATTTACCTGCCATATATGTGAAACACCTGCCCCGAAATATGCAAGAACTCGAAGAGCATCCTCCTCCTCTTGAATCTATCAGCAAACAAGTTAGAGATTAGATGCCATGAGATGTTTTGTTTAAGATCCATGAACAGTAAGTACATATTTTTATCAGCATTTTACATGAAAACTTAAGGGTATATTATGCAACAGCAACAGCAAATGAAGAGACCTTTGAGATTGCACGTTCAAAATATTCAGATGCTTCCAAAAATAATCCTTTAGAGCACAGAATTTGCCCCATTGCTATCCAAGCCCTCACCAGTTCAGGATTCTTGTCAGTTGCCATTCTGTCTACAAAGGCTCTATTAACTATATATAATTCGGTAAAAAAAGCACAAGAAAAATAGTCACTGATTGCCCTgggcaaaaaatttaaataaaattgaTAAAGTTCTGTTACCATAGCAATGGAAGAGCCTTATCTTGCTGGCCTGCTGACAAGTTATCAAGAGCAAGCTATAAAAATCCAGAAAAACAATTATTAGGTGGCAGAAACAGTAACAGCCCAACACCCAgaagaaatatctttattataTATTCTCTACTCGCATCAAGCAATTTCTCAGGAGATAAAGTTTCTGCAGAGATTGCATGCTCCAATAGACCACTCTTCTCATGCAGAACATTCTCGTTGGAAATTTTATCCCTCATCTGAACCTTTTGTTCTGGCAAACCCAACTTCATCCGGATGTACGGATTTCTGAAGGATAATTGCTGCAACATTTAATGCTCAAAAAATGATAAGAGGgtcaaaataaaaaatctagATTGCATGGATTTTAGACTTTAAAACAAATACTAAATGAAAGGCTCAAAAACTATAAAAAGAGATTTTAACAAGGCCAAGATGAGAAGCAGAGATTAATATGCAAAGGAATCTGTTAATCAAAAGTTTTGTCCTGCGATGAGAATATAAATAACAAGACCAAATTACAAAATATAACAATGAACAATTGTTAATTTTTGGGAATTCCATTATTGCTCTATGGATCTGAAGAGCTGAGATAAGTCTCATTAACCAGGAATACTGGAATAGCTTCTCACATGGTCAGACAGCAAGCTTTTAAGAAAGCTTTGAAGATAATGCTAGTAGCTGAGGGGGTAATCATAAACTAGCTGAAGTCTTCCAGTGCAATTACTTGAAAGGGAGATTTAGAGTAGCTTTAATACCTACTTAATAAGTGAAGatctgtttcaaaccataatgCAGCAGTTGATGAAACCAAATAGTATTTTATAGCCTGAACAAATGTTATCTAGAAGTCAATTGTCCAACTTATCCATCCAGCATTGTCATGGGAATTAGCTGTTTTCTGAAATCTCTTACATCAATTATATCTACTATGAAGAAGAATGGAGATATGGAATGATTAACAGACACATGTTTAATAGAATTGAGTATGTTCTGTCAAGTGCAAGCTGCTGTCTGGTGCTGTAACTACCACATGTAGATCACTTGAAAGGTATACATCTACCATGAGTTCAACCATGTTGCATGCCGTAGAATCATGAATACCAAAAACAGCTAATATGGATGAAATGTTCCATTGCATTAAAAAGATTAAATAAAATGGGTAAACCTAATAAGGTTGCTACAGAGATCAAAATATTATTACAGAAAAGGCTTCAGAGTTCCTGATGCTCTCGCAAAaatgctctcccaagtgcaggagaattgcACAAATAGtatactcggaagtccgaggtcgaatcctcagggagcGGTCTATGAattattattagcgtaattttagatgtaattttccgttgattttcagaaattaaaagcagagaataatatgtaattaaacaaagttcaagaatatagagaaagctagggatccggaatcctccttgacaatattactttcaataaataaactcggcgattcttgattaaggattaatatgatagagtagttctaatcatggagtatacaatctgaaaacatgaatt
Proteins encoded in this region:
- the LOC120107483 gene encoding ALBINO3-like protein 3, mitochondrial isoform X2 produces the protein MFCMRRVVYWSMQSLQKLYLLRNCLILLLITCQQASKIRLFHCYDRMATDKNPELVRAWIAMGQILCSKGLFLEASEYFERAISKIQEEEDALRVLAYFGAGVSHIWQGDKSMGIEHLKRLAELKEPDGPMDRACYYRGLVMLGRYIPEEFSHSICTFC
- the LOC120107483 gene encoding ALBINO3-like protein 3, mitochondrial isoform X3, giving the protein MATDKNPELVRAWIAMGQILCSKGLFLEASEYFERAISKIQEEEDALRVLAYFGAGVSHIWQGDKSMGIEHLKRLAELKEPDGPMDRACYYRGLVMLGRYIPEEFSHSICTFC